In Prochlorococcus marinus CUG1435, the genomic window CTCAGTAACGATTTGTTGCTTATTCTCTAGTGTTCGGCCCATTGTTGTTTTTGGATCGTGATTTAGGGAGAGCAGGAAATGCGGCAAAGTCCTTTTAAAAGAGGCCGCTTTTATTAGATCCAAAAAGAAATAATTAAGACGAGTCCTCGGTAGGAATTAAAAATTTAGAAAAACTAAATTAACCTACTTTCTTTGGCCGTATTATTGCACTTTAAATTATACTACAAAGGGTTAACCTTCAGGTTGGTAATCTTGTACAGCATTTATGTCTAATTGAACTGAAGGCCCCATTGTTGAAGTCACATAAAATGTTTTCCAATACTTTCCTTTGGCTCCACTTGGTTTATTTTTATCAATTGATTCTTGTAAGGTTTTTAAGTTTTCAAATAGTGCCTCTTTTGTAAAACTTGCTTTTCCAAAGCGTACATGAACGATACCCGCTTTATCTGCTCTAAATTCGAGCTTACCAGCTTTGAATTCTTTAATGGCATTTGCAATATCGTTGGTTACTGTTCCAGCTTTAGGATTAGGCATTAAACCTCTAGGTCCTAAAACTCTTCCTAATTTTGCAACCTTTGGCATCATATCTGGAGTTGCTATAAGTAGATCGAACTCCATATTTCCTTTGTTTATGCTTTCCACAAGATCTTCCTCGCCAAATAAATCTGCACCAGCAGCCTTAGCTTTCGATACATTCTCACCGCTTGTAATTACTGCAATTTTGATACTTTGGCCAGTACCATGTGGTAATGCAACAGTGGTCCTTAATTGTTGATCAGTATATTTTGGATCAATACCTAAACGTATATGTGCTTCAATAGTTTCATCAAATTTTGCATTAGCATTTTCCTTGATAATACTAAGAGCTTCAAGAGGTGCATAAATGCGATCTTCTATCTTTGTTGATAGAGCCGCCATTCTTTTGGATAGTTTTTTCATAATAATATTGGGTGCAAACGGTTATTAACTAACCTCCCCTAAATAGTGAGAAATTTTGTATTGAACTCAATCAGTGATAGAGACGCCCATATTACGAGCAGTACCCTCAATTACTTTCATTGCTGATTCAACACTAGAACAGTTTAGATCAGGAAGCTTAGTTTTGGCTATTTCTTCTAATTGAGTTTTACTTATATTCCCAACAGAGCCTTTTGCGGATTCACCTGATCCTTTCTCTATACCAGCTGCTTTTGTTATTAAGACTGAAGCAGGAGGTGTTTTTGTGATGAAAGTAAAGCTTCTATCTTCAAAAACAGAAATCTCAACTGGAATTACAAAACCTGCTTTATCTTGTGTCCTTGCATTGTATTCTTTACAAAATGCCATGATATTAACACCATGTTGTCCTAAAGCTGGTCCTACAGGAGGAGCCGGATTTGCTTTGCCTGCTTGTAGAGCAAGCTTGATAACTGCAACAATTTTTTTTGCCATTAGATTAGAAAATTTAAGTTGAAGTAGAAAATCATAATTTTACTCGATAAACAAGAACATTTAGAAATTAATTTTGTTTATTGATTTGGGAGAATTCTAATTCTACAGGAGTCTCGCGCCCAAATATTGAAAGTAATGCTTTTAATTTATTTCTTTCCCCTGAAACTTCTATAACTTCTCCTTGGAAATCCTTGAATGGACCACTCGTTACTATGATTCTATCTTTTTCTTCAATATCTAACTTGATTACAGCTTTTTTCTCTGATGCGCGCTTAAAGATTCTATTAACTTCTTGTCTGGATAATGGTCGAGGTTTGATATGACCTCGCGATCTTCCGCTGCCTCTACCGTCTTCAGCACCAACAAAGTTAATTACATTTGGAGTACTTTTTACAGCCATCATTGTATCTTCATCCAAAATCATTCTTACGAGCACATAACCTGGGAAAACTTTTTCTTCAGTAGTTTGTCTGCTTCCATCTTTCTTTAATTTAATTCCAGGAGTTTGGGGAATTTCAATTTCAATGATTCGATTATTAACACCTAAAGTTACTGATCTCTGCTCAAGAGTCGCTTTTACTTTTTTTTCACAGCTTGATGCTACTTGAACTGCATACCATCTTGCGATGCTTGTATTTGCTTTTGAAGAAGCAAGGTTTGTAGTTAATTCATTACTCATTTTTTTATGGAAGCTTAATAAAGGTCTTTTTTAAATAGATATTCGGGACAAATTCAACCAAAAATTTGCGAGGCTGCCCATCCATAGAATCTGCTGACAGAAGCAATGGCTGCTGCAGAAAAAGATACCATAATTATAACTGCTACTGATTCGCTAAAAAGTTGTTGTTTGTTAGGCCATACGACAAGTTTAAGTTCATCGTAGGTAGATCTAAAAAAATTATTCTTTTTTTTAGGCTCTTCAATCTCAGGAGAATCCTTTTTTAGAGGTTCTTCATTAGTAGTAGGAGTTTTCACAAAATTTTTTTTGAAATTAAGCTTTCGCTTTAGTTATTATTTTAGCTTATTGATTTACTCCTCAGCTAGGTTTGAAAACGATCTCATCTTTTTTAGTGGGGTTAAGTTTAATTGCGATATTTTTTTTGTTTTTGAAGTTATCCTCTAAAAGTTTTGCAGCCAAGGGATTTTCTATTTGTCTTCTAAGTTCCCTGCTAAGTGGCCTAGCACCATATTCAGGTTCGAAAGAATCGTTTGCGATTTTATTAATAACTTTTTTGTCTATGGCGATATTTATATTCTGTTCAAGTAGCAGGTTTTTTAAATCTTCTGTTTGTAAAATAATTATTTTCTGAAGTTCATTAATAGATAATGGATCAAACTTTACTACCTCGTCAATTCTATTTAGAAATTCTGGTCTAAAAGTTGCAGACAATGTATTACTAATGATCTCATCTAGAGTTTGTTGACATATTTCTAACTTTCTATCACTTTTAGAAATCTTTTGTGAATACTCCAGTATAGATTTACCAGCTAGGTTGCTTGTCATAATGATTACGGTATTTTTGAAGTCTACAGTCCTTCCTTGAGAGTCCGTTAATCTTCCTTCATCTAAGACTTGTAAAAGGATATTAAAAACTTCTATATGTGCTTTTTCTATCTCATCAAGAAGTATTACTGAATAGGGTTTGCGTCTTACGGCTTCAGTTAATTGACCTCCCTCTTCATAACCAACATAACCTGGAGGAGCTCCCAAAAGTCGTGCAACGGCATTTTTTTCCATATATTCACTCATGTCTAATCTTAAAAGCGCGTCTTCTTCATCAAATAAAGCTGTTGCAAGAGATTTTGCTAATTCTGTTTTACCAACACCTGTGGGACCCATAAATAAAAAAGATCCGATAGGTCTTTTAGGACTTTTCATACCAACGCGAGCTCTTCTAATTGCAGCAGAAACAGCTTCTATAGCTTTTTCTTGTCCAATAACTTTTTCACTTAGTTCTGTTTCTAGATTGACTAATTTCTTACGTTCATTTGAAACTACTTTAGATATTGGAATACCTGTAATTTTTGAGACAACATCAGCAATATCATCAGGTTCAACTTGATATTTAAAAGGGAAATTTCTATTTTTCTTTATTTTATTAAAGTTCTCTTCAACTTTTTGTATATCATTCTCTATTTCACTTAACTCTTCTTCCAGCTTTTCTAAATAATCTAGATCATTTTCAATTTCGCGATTTGATTTTTCTTTAATTTGTTTGGTTAGCTTATCTTCTTCTTTCATTAAAATAGATAATTCCTCCATTTCTTCACGTAAATTGTTCCAATTTTCCAAAAGAACGTTCAATTTTGCCTCTGATTGTTTTCTATTACTAAATAGTTTTTCTTGAGCTTCGATATTTTCTCCTTGTAAATTATTCAATTTTTCATCAATAGTATTAATTTTGTTTTCTTGTTGGAGAATTATTGAAGGCATATTATTAGACTCGATTTTCAACTGTGCAGCTGCTTCATCAATTAAATCTATTGCACTATCAGGGAGACATTTATCGCTGATGTATCTGTCGGCCAATTTTGCAGAGTATTTTACAGCCTCTTCAGAAATTTTTATGCCATGATGTAATTCGTATTTCTTTTTGATCCCTTGTAATATTTTTGCGCTTAATTCTACTGAAGGTTCATTAACAGCTATCTTTTGAAAGCAATTATTTAATGCCTGATCTTTTTCAATAGTTTCACGAAATTTCTCAGGTGTTGTTGTACCGATACATCTAAGTTCTCCCTCAGCTAGTAGAGGTTTTAAGATATTACTGATGTCGGTAGAAGATCTGTTAGAACTTAATATTGAGTGAATTTCATCAATAAATAGAATCATTCCTTGGTTTGGATTATTTAGTTCCTGCATTATTAAGCTTAGTCTTTCCTCTAGTTGACCTCTAAATTTGGTCCCAGAAACTAATGCACCTAAGTCAAGTGAAATAATTTTTAAGTCCTTTAAAGTATCAGGAACTTTTTTGTCTACAATTAATTGAGCAAGTAATTTTGCAATTGAGGTTTTACCAACTCCAGGATTGCCAATAAGTATAGGGTTATTTTTGTTTCTTCTGCAGAGTACCCTCATTAAATTATTGATCTCATTTTCTCTTCCTAAAACGGGATCCAGTAAGCCTTTTTTAGCTGATTCTGTTAAATCTTTTCCATAAATTGAAAGAGCATTTTCATCTTTTCCAACTTGTTTTTTGGTTTCAATTTGAAGTTCACTTTTCGGTAATGGAACAATAGCTTTTTTCAATTTTTCTTCTTTAACTAAAGTTTCTTTGTCTGATTCAAAATTAGATTGATTATTTATTTCAATGACATTCCTATAATTAAAAGAATCTTTTGATTGATTAATATTTGGGTAAAACTTTAATTCTTCCTCTAATTTTTCCATTGAAAGGTTTCCTTCTTCAAAAACATAATTTCCAATTCTTAAATCTCTTCCAAGAGCAATTAGTAAATGAGGGATTTCTATTAATCTCGATCCCCATTGAGTTTTAATTTGATTCGCGTTATCTAATAAAATTTCTAAATCTTCTCCGATAGTAAAAATATCTGACTCATTTGTTGGTGTCTCTTCTAAAAAATCTTCTGTTATGTCTAAAACTGTATCTTGGTCGATTGATAATTTTTCAATGAAAGCAAAGAATTCACCTGATGTGAACAATGTATGAATTATGTGTTCAATATTAAATTCGCTATGATCCCATTTTTTTGCGGTTTCTTCCCCTAATAAAAGAAGGTTCCAGCTGATATCGCTAAATAGTTCAGGACTGGATGTAAGGGTTTCTCTCATAAACTATAAAACTACAGTTGATTATTAATATTCTAAATAGGATCTGCATTAATAATCATCCAATAATTTTCAAATTGTAAGATGAATTTTAAAAAAATTTTTTTGAGATGGGTTGCAATGACTTTGGAATTAATAAAAGTGTTAACTAATATCTAAACTGTTATGAAATAAAAAAATAATAATTATTTAACATATATATTTCAGATATTAGCCAAATAGTTCAGCTATTAATAGGATTTAAATAGTAATAATTAAATTGTGAAAGAAACTATTGATTTTCTTATTGATACTGTTGAAGCAAGGCAAGTCCTTGATTCAAGGGGTAATCCAACTGTAGAGGCAGAAGTATTCTTGGAATGTGGTGCAAGTGGTAGAGCAATTGTTCCCAGCGGAGCTAGCACTGGTGCTCATGAGGCACATGAATTAAGAGATGGTGGTTCGAAATATATGGGGAAAGGCGTTTTGAATGCTGTTAATAAAATTCATGAAACAATATCGCCGGCTTTATGTGGTTTGTCATCTTTAGATCAAACTGCAGTAGATAAATTAATGATTGAAATTGATGGAACTCCTAATAAGTCTAACCTTGGAGCAAATTCAATCCTTGCAGTAAGTCTTGCAACTGCTAGAGCATCAGCAAATGCTTTAGACATTCCCTTATATAGATATCTTGGAGATCCATTATCAAATCTTCTTCCAGTCCCATTGATGAATGTAATAAATGGTGGTGCTCATGCACCAAATAGTCTTGATTTTCAGGAATTTATGCTTGTCCCACATGGAGTTAATAATTTCAGTGAATCATTAAGAATGGGTACTGAAATTTTTCACTCATTAAAATCATTACTTGATCAAAAAGGTCTATCTACTGCTGTAGGCGATGAGGGTGGATTTGCCCCGAATTTGTCATCAAGCGAAGAGGCAGGGGACTTATTATTAGAAGCAATTCAAAAAGCCGGTTTTAAACCTGGTGAGCAGGTATCTTTAGCTTTAGATGCTGCTAGTACTGAATTTTATAGTGATGGTACTTATAAATATGAAGGGAAAAGTTTAAATAGTTCTGAAATGATTTCATATCTTTCAAGATTAGTTTCTAATTATCCAATAGTTTCAATAGAGGATGGTTTAGCTGAGGATGATTGGGAGGGTTGGTCAGAATTAAACAAAGAATTAGGAAATAAAGTTCAGCTTGTAGGTGATGATTTATTCGTTACTAATACAGAAAGGTTAAGGAAAGGGATTATGGAAAAATCTGCTAATTCAATTCTAATAAAGGTAAATCAAATTGGAACATTAACTGAAACTTTGGAAGCTATTGAGTTAGCTAAAATGTCTGGTTTCACAAGTGTTATTAGTCATAGAAGTGGTGAGACTGAAGATACAACAATTGCAGATTTATCTGTCGCAACAAGATCGGGTCAGATCAAGACAGGCTCTTTGAGCAGAAGTGAAAGGATTGCAAAATATAATAGGCTTTTAAAAATTGAGGAGGAATTAGGAAATCAAGCAAGATTCGCTGGAGCTTTAGGTTTAGGTCCCAAAAATATATAGTTTTTTAGCGCTTAAGTTTTTCTAAACGTGAGCCTTTTCTCATACTTAATTGGCACTTTATCCAGTCAATACTTATTGGTAGTGCAAAAAAAAGTGGCAATAATGCAAAATTATTTTGTTTATTGGTTACAAGTAAAGCAGACGCAATTGATAAGCTTCCTATAAGAATTGAATGGCCTAAAGTTTTTTGAGCAGTAAACATTTTTTTGAATTGCCTATCAGACTCTCCCATTCTTATTTGCAATTGTAAATCGCCCTGCTCTAATCTTTCTAAACTTTCATCTATTCTCTTGGGAATCCCAACAGCTTTTGATCCTAGTTCACCTACTTGCCTTCCAAATTGGTTAATTAAATCGTTGGGAGTTTGATTATTTGAAGTCATAAGTTCTATTAAATAAGGCTTGGTAACTGATACAAGGTTAAACCCTGGATCAAGCATTCTACCAACTCCTTCAAAAGTTGATAAAGCTCTCATCACAAAGATTAAATCTACTGGCAGTTGAAATGGTGTTTCATAAACAAGTTCGTATAAATCTCCAGATAATTTTTCGATAATATTTGGACTAAATGGAGGAGTTAAGGCTTCTTTAAGCATCAATCTGACTAATCTTCTGACTGGTCCTACATCTATATCTTTTGAAATTAGCCCAGCTTGTTGTAATTGAGTAACAAGTGATGAGGCGTCTCTAAGAGCAGCAGCCTTAACCATCCCCCCTAATCTTGTTTGAAGATTATTTGAGATATTGCCCATCATTCCAAAATCATAAAAAATCAATTTACCTTCATATGAAACTGCTAGATTCCCTGGATGAGGGTCTGCATGAAAAAAACCATAATTTACTAATTGTTTTAAATAGCTGATGGCACCTATTTCTGCAATCTTAGGTAAATCAATTTCTTGTGATTGTAATTTTTCTAAATCGCTTATTTTTGTGCCTTCTAAATAACTTAAACAAAGAACTTTTTCACTGCTCATATCCCAAATTACTTCAGGGACTTCAACATTTTCATCATCAAGAAATTGCTGTCTAAATCTTGCTGCATATTGTGCTTCACAATTAAAATCAAGCTCTTTCATGAGAACTTTCCTACACTCTCTAGCAATTTCAACCCAGTTTCTACCTCGACTCCAATTCTTGTTTTTCTGTAATAATCCTGCTATTTGCTGCATTATGCCCAAATCGATAATAAACAATTCTTTCAAATTGGGTCTTTGAACTTTAAATACTACTTTCTTACCATTTTTTAAAGTCGCTCTATGAACCTGAGCTAGTGATGCTGATCCAACCGGATCACATATTATTTGATCTATTTCATTAAACTTAGACCCTAGTTCATCTCTTATAGTTTCTTCAACTTGCGAAAATGAAAAATTAGGAACTTGATCCTGCAATTTAGACAATTCCTGTATCCAGGTATTAGGAATCAAATCAGGTCTCGCTGATAATAATTGTCCAATTTTAATAAATGCTGAACCAAGCTTTATTAATTGATTAGTAAACCACCTAGCTCTTTTAATTTGGACCCTACTTTTTTCATTGCTTTTAGTTCGGAGAATTGTAAATCTAATATTATCTATCCACAAAATTATTAAAAGTGAAATCAGAGTTATCCAAATAAGAAGGGCCCTCTTCAATTTTTTTAAACGATAATGAAAAATGTTATAGCTCATTTAATTTGATTATTTTTAGTTTTATTAAGGAGATCAATTTGCTTATTGATACCTTCAATTTCATTTAAAGCTTTTTTTATTTTGGAATCTTGATAAGTATTTGAGTACTCATTTTCTTGAATATTTTCCGCTTTTTCCATTCTTGAGGCTTCTTCGATTATGGATTCTTTCAAACTATCAAATTCTTTTTTGAGAATTTCTGGAGCATCTTGAGCAATATTTGTTGCTTCTTCAATTTTTTCAACTAATATCTCGCTTAATTTTTCGGTTACTTTCTTAATGGCAGCTTTTAAAAGGTAGTCAGAGTTGGTCATAAAAAATATATTGTTTCTTCGGCAATTGATTTTTCGATATGAACTAATAATAGATCAATAAAGAACATTTCACGTAACTGATCATTTTGATAATTAATTTTTTATGTTTTTCCTATGTAAGTTTGTTTCTATATTATGCTTTTTTCTTTTTTTTCTTCTAACTTATATCTATGTAAAGGTTAGTTATTTCATTAAAAATATCTTCTAACCAAGAACTCATCTAATTAACTACTAAAAAGGAGTTTTATTAAATTGGAAATCATTGAGTCAGATGTAGTTATTATCGGAGGAGGCCCGGCCGGATGTACTTGCGCACTTTATACATCTCGTTCAAACTTAAAAACAGTAATCTTAGATAAAAATCCCTCTGTTGGAGCCTTAGCAATAACCCATCAAATAGCTAATTATCCAGGTGTTCCGGTTGATATAAGTGGGGAGAAATTGCTTACTCTAATGAGAGAACAGGCTGTGCAATATGGTACAGACTATAGAAGAGCACAAGTATTTGGAATAGACACTAGTGGAGAATGGAAAATGGTTTATACACCTGAAGGCACTTTCAAAGCTAAAGCACTTGTACTTGCAAGTGGTGCAATGGGTAGGCCTGCATCATTTAAGGGCGAAGCGGATTTTCTTGGCAAAGGAGTAAGTTATTGTGCTACATGTGATGGGGCTTTTTATAAAAATAGAGAAGTTGCCGTTGTTGGAGTGAACAAGGAGGCAATTGAAGAGGCAACTGTCCTAACTAAATTTGCATCAACTGTACATTGGATTACATCAAGTGACCCTAAATCAGATAATGAAGAAGCTATGGAATTGATGGATAATTCAAATATAAAACATTGGAGTAGAACAAGATTATTGGAAATATTGGGTGATGAAATGGGTGTTAATGGGGTTGTTGTAAAAAATAAGCAAGAAGAAAATCCTATCAATTTAAATTTAGATGGAGTCTTTGTCTATATGAGTGGTTCAAAGCCGATTACTGATTTTTTAGGTGATCAAATTGCCTTAAAAGAAGATGGAGGAGTAATTGTGGATGACTTTATGTCTACAAACTCTGATGGAGTATGGGCTATTGGAGATATAAGAAATACACCATTTAAGCAAGCAGTCGTTGCGGCTTCTGATGGATGTATTGCTGCGATGTCAATTGATAGATATTTAAATAGTAGAAAAAATATAAGAGTAGATTGGATTCATTCTTAAAACAAAAATTTTAATTTTTTTTAAAGGGGTGTTGCTTCAGAAATATAAGCTACTCCTCCGTAGTAGCTTAAATCGTCCCTGATGTTATCTCTCATTTTATCTATCAATTCTTGCTCACAAAAAACAATTACATGAGCATTTGCTCCCAATCCTGTAAATTCCATATCTTCAGTAACAACTCTTTCAGGACCTCTGCCTGTAGCGTGTTTCATAACGGTATATCCAGGAACATTAGCTTTTTCTAATGTTTTAATGATTGCATCTAGTTCTCTTTCACTAAATATTAAGTCTAATCTTTTCATTTTTTATAGAGGGGAAAGTGGAATAATGGTATTTACTAAACTCATATATATTGGAATGCCAAGAACTATATTGAATGGGAAAGTTAGACCTAGTGTAGTTGAAATATAATAACTAGATTTAGCTTCTGGAACTGTCATCCTCATAGCTGCAGGAACTGCTAAATAAGAGGCGCTTGCACATAAAACCACAAATAAAAGTGCGTTGCCAGGTCCTAAAGATAAAAATCTTGCAACGAAAACACCAATAAATGCATTAAATAGAGGCATGAAAATAGCAAACCCAATCAAAAACGAACCCGCATTCTTCAATCTTGGTAATCTTTGAGCAGCGACTATTCCCATATCTAATAAGAAGAAGCATTCTGCTCCATAGAATAATTGTCCAGTAAAAGGCTCCATTTTTGTAATTCCTGAGGGATTACTGGAAGCAGTCAGAAATCCCACAATTAAGCTTGAAAGCAATAAATAAACTGATCCATTCAAAAGTGATTCGTGTAGTATTGCGCTTAGATGCATTTTTCTTGATTTTGGTCTATTTTTTGGAGCTGCAAATTTCACAAGTAATAATCCAACAATGATTGCAGGAGATTCCATTAAAGCTAAGGCGCCAACCATAAACCCATCAAAAGCTATTTTTTGACTTTCTAAAAAACTTTCTGCGGAAATAAATGTAACAGCACTAATCGAACCGTATGCTGCTGCTATTGCGGCTGAATTAAAGACATCAAACTTAAATCTTAAAATTAAAAATCCAATCAGAGGGATTACTAGTGACATCAGTATTGCAGCGCTTAAAGTAGGCAATACTTGATTTGTAAACCCACTTTTCTGTATCTCTATACCTCCTTTGAACCCAATAGCTAGGAGCAGATATAAGGAGAAAAGTTTAGGTAATGGAGCTGGTATTTCTAAATCAGATTTAAAGAATACTGATGTTGCTCCAATCAAAAAGAAAAGAACTGGCGGGGCTAATACATTTTGCAGAATTGGATCTATTTCCATAAATTACGAAGCTATTTCATTTAGAGCAGTTTCTAAAGCTTCTTTTCTTGTTTCAATAATCCCT contains:
- a CDS encoding AAA family ATPase, with amino-acid sequence MRETLTSSPELFSDISWNLLLLGEETAKKWDHSEFNIEHIIHTLFTSGEFFAFIEKLSIDQDTVLDITEDFLEETPTNESDIFTIGEDLEILLDNANQIKTQWGSRLIEIPHLLIALGRDLRIGNYVFEEGNLSMEKLEEELKFYPNINQSKDSFNYRNVIEINNQSNFESDKETLVKEEKLKKAIVPLPKSELQIETKKQVGKDENALSIYGKDLTESAKKGLLDPVLGRENEINNLMRVLCRRNKNNPILIGNPGVGKTSIAKLLAQLIVDKKVPDTLKDLKIISLDLGALVSGTKFRGQLEERLSLIMQELNNPNQGMILFIDEIHSILSSNRSSTDISNILKPLLAEGELRCIGTTTPEKFRETIEKDQALNNCFQKIAVNEPSVELSAKILQGIKKKYELHHGIKISEEAVKYSAKLADRYISDKCLPDSAIDLIDEAAAQLKIESNNMPSIILQQENKINTIDEKLNNLQGENIEAQEKLFSNRKQSEAKLNVLLENWNNLREEMEELSILMKEEDKLTKQIKEKSNREIENDLDYLEKLEEELSEIENDIQKVEENFNKIKKNRNFPFKYQVEPDDIADVVSKITGIPISKVVSNERKKLVNLETELSEKVIGQEKAIEAVSAAIRRARVGMKSPKRPIGSFLFMGPTGVGKTELAKSLATALFDEEDALLRLDMSEYMEKNAVARLLGAPPGYVGYEEGGQLTEAVRRKPYSVILLDEIEKAHIEVFNILLQVLDEGRLTDSQGRTVDFKNTVIIMTSNLAGKSILEYSQKISKSDRKLEICQQTLDEIISNTLSATFRPEFLNRIDEVVKFDPLSINELQKIIILQTEDLKNLLLEQNINIAIDKKVINKIANDSFEPEYGARPLSRELRRQIENPLAAKLLEDNFKNKKNIAIKLNPTKKDEIVFKPS
- the rplK gene encoding 50S ribosomal protein L11 yields the protein MAKKIVAVIKLALQAGKANPAPPVGPALGQHGVNIMAFCKEYNARTQDKAGFVIPVEISVFEDRSFTFITKTPPASVLITKAAGIEKGSGESAKGSVGNISKTQLEEIAKTKLPDLNCSSVESAMKVIEGTARNMGVSITD
- a CDS encoding sodium-dependent bicarbonate transport family permease, with amino-acid sequence MEIDPILQNVLAPPVLFFLIGATSVFFKSDLEIPAPLPKLFSLYLLLAIGFKGGIEIQKSGFTNQVLPTLSAAILMSLVIPLIGFLILRFKFDVFNSAAIAAAYGSISAVTFISAESFLESQKIAFDGFMVGALALMESPAIIVGLLLVKFAAPKNRPKSRKMHLSAILHESLLNGSVYLLLSSLIVGFLTASSNPSGITKMEPFTGQLFYGAECFFLLDMGIVAAQRLPRLKNAGSFLIGFAIFMPLFNAFIGVFVARFLSLGPGNALLFVVLCASASYLAVPAAMRMTVPEAKSSYYISTTLGLTFPFNIVLGIPIYMSLVNTIIPLSPL
- the nusG gene encoding transcription termination/antitermination protein NusG → MSNELTTNLASSKANTSIARWYAVQVASSCEKKVKATLEQRSVTLGVNNRIIEIEIPQTPGIKLKKDGSRQTTEEKVFPGYVLVRMILDEDTMMAVKSTPNVINFVGAEDGRGSGRSRGHIKPRPLSRQEVNRIFKRASEKKAVIKLDIEEKDRIIVTSGPFKDFQGEVIEVSGERNKLKALLSIFGRETPVELEFSQINKQN
- a CDS encoding AarF/ABC1/UbiB kinase family protein; amino-acid sequence: MSYNIFHYRLKKLKRALLIWITLISLLIILWIDNIRFTILRTKSNEKSRVQIKRARWFTNQLIKLGSAFIKIGQLLSARPDLIPNTWIQELSKLQDQVPNFSFSQVEETIRDELGSKFNEIDQIICDPVGSASLAQVHRATLKNGKKVVFKVQRPNLKELFIIDLGIMQQIAGLLQKNKNWSRGRNWVEIARECRKVLMKELDFNCEAQYAARFRQQFLDDENVEVPEVIWDMSSEKVLCLSYLEGTKISDLEKLQSQEIDLPKIAEIGAISYLKQLVNYGFFHADPHPGNLAVSYEGKLIFYDFGMMGNISNNLQTRLGGMVKAAALRDASSLVTQLQQAGLISKDIDVGPVRRLVRLMLKEALTPPFSPNIIEKLSGDLYELVYETPFQLPVDLIFVMRALSTFEGVGRMLDPGFNLVSVTKPYLIELMTSNNQTPNDLINQFGRQVGELGSKAVGIPKRIDESLERLEQGDLQLQIRMGESDRQFKKMFTAQKTLGHSILIGSLSIASALLVTNKQNNFALLPLFFALPISIDWIKCQLSMRKGSRLEKLKR
- the secE gene encoding preprotein translocase subunit SecE produces the protein MKTPTTNEEPLKKDSPEIEEPKKKNNFFRSTYDELKLVVWPNKQQLFSESVAVIIMVSFSAAAIASVSRFYGWAASQIFG
- the eno gene encoding phosphopyruvate hydratase — protein: MKETIDFLIDTVEARQVLDSRGNPTVEAEVFLECGASGRAIVPSGASTGAHEAHELRDGGSKYMGKGVLNAVNKIHETISPALCGLSSLDQTAVDKLMIEIDGTPNKSNLGANSILAVSLATARASANALDIPLYRYLGDPLSNLLPVPLMNVINGGAHAPNSLDFQEFMLVPHGVNNFSESLRMGTEIFHSLKSLLDQKGLSTAVGDEGGFAPNLSSSEEAGDLLLEAIQKAGFKPGEQVSLALDAASTEFYSDGTYKYEGKSLNSSEMISYLSRLVSNYPIVSIEDGLAEDDWEGWSELNKELGNKVQLVGDDLFVTNTERLRKGIMEKSANSILIKVNQIGTLTETLEAIELAKMSGFTSVISHRSGETEDTTIADLSVATRSGQIKTGSLSRSERIAKYNRLLKIEEELGNQARFAGALGLGPKNI
- the rplA gene encoding 50S ribosomal protein L1 yields the protein MKKLSKRMAALSTKIEDRIYAPLEALSIIKENANAKFDETIEAHIRLGIDPKYTDQQLRTTVALPHGTGQSIKIAVITSGENVSKAKAAGADLFGEEDLVESINKGNMEFDLLIATPDMMPKVAKLGRVLGPRGLMPNPKAGTVTNDIANAIKEFKAGKLEFRADKAGIVHVRFGKASFTKEALFENLKTLQESIDKNKPSGAKGKYWKTFYVTSTMGPSVQLDINAVQDYQPEG
- a CDS encoding FAD-dependent oxidoreductase — encoded protein: MEIIESDVVIIGGGPAGCTCALYTSRSNLKTVILDKNPSVGALAITHQIANYPGVPVDISGEKLLTLMREQAVQYGTDYRRAQVFGIDTSGEWKMVYTPEGTFKAKALVLASGAMGRPASFKGEADFLGKGVSYCATCDGAFYKNREVAVVGVNKEAIEEATVLTKFASTVHWITSSDPKSDNEEAMELMDNSNIKHWSRTRLLEILGDEMGVNGVVVKNKQEENPINLNLDGVFVYMSGSKPITDFLGDQIALKEDGGVIVDDFMSTNSDGVWAIGDIRNTPFKQAVVAASDGCIAAMSIDRYLNSRKNIRVDWIHS
- a CDS encoding transcriptional regulator encodes the protein MKRLDLIFSERELDAIIKTLEKANVPGYTVMKHATGRGPERVVTEDMEFTGLGANAHVIVFCEQELIDKMRDNIRDDLSYYGGVAYISEATPL